In Salinigranum marinum, one DNA window encodes the following:
- a CDS encoding winged helix-turn-helix domain-containing protein, which produces MTDDRPAEVNERVTEEWKSETTPGERVRTVIKRTYDPQSVAAIAERALTSETTARKHLGILAEDGYVEAVSLRDKRGTWYKRAPRSVVLERAQQILNSVDVDTLAERISELSETVREYEERAGAESPRAAAIDDSGLSAEEVIEWQTARRNLKLARAALALADATEAIDDDTGSGERGEPAGITG; this is translated from the coding sequence ATGACCGACGATCGCCCCGCCGAGGTGAACGAGCGCGTTACCGAGGAATGGAAGTCCGAGACCACTCCCGGTGAGCGCGTTCGCACCGTGATAAAGCGGACGTACGACCCGCAGTCGGTTGCTGCCATCGCCGAGCGTGCGCTGACTTCAGAGACGACCGCACGCAAGCACCTCGGCATCCTCGCCGAGGACGGCTACGTTGAGGCAGTCTCTCTCCGAGATAAGCGCGGGACGTGGTACAAACGCGCGCCCCGGTCGGTCGTCCTCGAACGCGCCCAGCAGATACTCAATTCGGTCGACGTAGACACGCTGGCGGAGCGGATCTCGGAGCTGAGCGAGACCGTCCGCGAGTACGAAGAGCGCGCTGGCGCGGAGTCCCCCCGCGCCGCGGCCATCGACGACTCGGGACTGAGCGCAGAAGAGGTGATCGAGTGGCAGACGGCACGTCGGAACCTGAAACTCGCGCGGGCCGCCCTCGCGCTCGCAGACGCAACCGAGGCCATCGATGACGACACCGGATCGGGCGAGCGGGGCGAACCTGCAGGCATCACCGGTTGA
- a CDS encoding DUF790 family protein — translation MLTADLARSRAGGDSVQPLFIDPDEKRYRETVTELIRLFDDHLGEPKGDLEDAIDELTVADTDYKIIQGLAKLLRDESEFETVAPVEPREIRQRLFEKANEQYPIVRQPTLGEDTQKLDVYSTVADELGISLGECYEGMYADLERNKRLVRFGNRVYEDCSAGDIESSSTQLTGQSGDRYRANDITVDWLLDRYNLALAQAVLYDATEMRIRVWDHFGTVFSYVKLFGLMHRIYPINAGGKRMVSTDQADGYEAILDGPASLFSQTRKYGIRLANFLPALPLCDRWEMDATIADDESGSRMRTLALDHTDSLQSHYSAGAEFDSDVERTLADKWERANTEWELVREDDVLDLGGQVMLPDFAVEHPDGRRALLEIMGFWTPEYLENKLSKIRDADVDNLIVAVSERLDCAEEDFGAASDRVLWFKTGIHVYDVVDIVEEYAAPIADPRGHEAE, via the coding sequence ATGCTAACGGCTGACCTCGCCCGTTCACGCGCCGGCGGTGACTCGGTACAACCGCTGTTCATCGACCCTGACGAGAAGCGATACCGTGAGACCGTCACAGAGTTGATCAGGCTCTTCGACGATCATCTGGGTGAGCCGAAAGGTGACCTCGAGGACGCGATCGACGAGCTGACTGTGGCAGACACCGACTACAAAATCATTCAGGGCTTGGCGAAGCTGCTCCGAGACGAAAGCGAATTCGAGACCGTGGCACCAGTAGAGCCACGCGAGATTCGCCAGCGACTCTTCGAAAAGGCCAACGAGCAGTACCCAATCGTTCGCCAACCGACGCTCGGGGAGGACACTCAGAAGCTAGACGTGTACAGCACGGTTGCCGACGAGTTAGGCATCTCTCTTGGGGAGTGTTACGAAGGGATGTACGCGGACTTAGAGCGCAACAAGCGACTCGTCCGATTCGGCAACCGCGTCTACGAGGATTGCAGTGCGGGGGATATCGAGTCGTCTTCGACCCAACTCACGGGGCAGTCCGGCGACCGCTACCGCGCGAACGATATCACAGTGGATTGGCTTCTTGATCGTTACAACCTCGCGCTCGCACAGGCTGTCCTGTACGACGCCACAGAGATGCGTATTCGCGTGTGGGATCATTTCGGGACAGTGTTCAGTTACGTGAAACTATTCGGGTTGATGCACCGAATCTATCCGATCAACGCCGGGGGTAAGCGGATGGTCAGTACGGATCAAGCTGATGGGTACGAGGCTATCTTGGATGGCCCGGCGTCGCTGTTCTCTCAGACCCGCAAGTACGGTATCCGACTGGCAAACTTCCTGCCCGCACTCCCGTTATGCGACCGTTGGGAGATGGATGCCACGATCGCAGATGATGAGAGCGGAAGTCGGATGCGGACGCTCGCGCTCGACCACACAGATTCGCTTCAGTCGCACTACAGTGCCGGCGCAGAGTTCGACAGCGATGTCGAACGGACGCTCGCCGACAAGTGGGAGCGAGCGAACACCGAGTGGGAGCTGGTGCGCGAGGACGATGTATTGGATCTCGGCGGACAAGTGATGCTACCGGACTTTGCGGTCGAGCACCCTGACGGCCGCCGTGCTCTACTTGAAATTATGGGGTTCTGGACGCCGGAATATCTCGAGAACAAGCTGTCCAAGATTCGGGACGCGGATGTCGATAACTTAATTGTGGCCGTGTCGGAGCGGTTGGACTGCGCCGAGGAGGATTTCGGCGCCGCGTCCGATCGCGTGCTCTGGTTCAAGACTGGAATCCACGTCTACGATGTTGTCGATATCGTTGAGGAGTATGCAGCACCAATAGCCGATCCGCGAGGTCACGAAGCAGAGTAA
- a CDS encoding DEAD/DEAH box helicase family protein, with protein sequence MRIEFDDGTLLLRDAPSEVPHAEWDDRIDEYRAKAHHYRSILGWAGMWNDAGSDDGQLDLQQSAGQTVIIEDDARAYPNLALKPAVQIEPRDYQQAALDAWRSHGRRGSVVLPTGSGKTYLGIQAIADAGVATLVVVPTIDLMNQWHATLTNAFSEQFPDGVGVLGGGSHDVTAITVTTYDSAYRYINEYGDQFGLLVVDEEHHLPAPTYRQIPEMTVAPYRLGLTATYERADGMHEVLEELIGPVVYEEAVDDLTGEYLSEYETIHLSVELTEEERETYDEEYHIYRTYVDNHDFDIWREQGYQEFLRRTSYDSQGRRALIAKHRAERIARTAEKKLDTLDNLIKRHHDDRVIIFTANNEFAYDISKEFIVPCITHQTPTDERTEILDRFRTGEYSMLATSQVLDEGIDVPAANVGIILSGSASKRQYAQRLGRILRPTDDREPARLYEIIAADTKESYVSQQRRQGVTNNANG encoded by the coding sequence ATGCGGATCGAGTTTGATGACGGGACACTCTTGCTTCGTGACGCACCCAGCGAGGTTCCTCACGCCGAGTGGGACGACCGCATCGACGAGTATCGGGCCAAAGCCCACCACTATCGTTCGATACTCGGTTGGGCTGGGATGTGGAACGATGCTGGTAGTGATGATGGACAACTGGATCTCCAACAGAGCGCAGGTCAAACAGTCATCATCGAAGACGACGCTCGCGCCTATCCCAACCTTGCCCTTAAGCCAGCCGTCCAGATCGAACCGCGCGACTACCAGCAAGCGGCGCTGGACGCGTGGCGTAGTCACGGTCGGCGGGGGAGCGTCGTGCTCCCGACCGGCAGCGGAAAAACCTATCTCGGTATTCAAGCAATCGCCGATGCTGGCGTCGCAACGCTCGTGGTCGTCCCGACGATTGATCTTATGAACCAGTGGCACGCGACGCTGACCAACGCGTTCAGCGAGCAGTTCCCGGACGGCGTCGGCGTACTCGGGGGCGGATCGCACGATGTGACCGCCATCACAGTCACGACCTACGACAGCGCCTATCGTTATATCAACGAGTACGGCGATCAATTCGGGCTGTTAGTCGTCGACGAGGAGCACCACTTGCCGGCACCGACGTATCGGCAGATTCCCGAGATGACGGTTGCACCTTATCGGCTTGGCCTCACCGCCACGTACGAGCGAGCTGACGGGATGCATGAGGTGCTTGAAGAACTGATCGGCCCTGTCGTCTACGAGGAGGCGGTGGACGACCTCACCGGTGAGTACCTCAGTGAGTACGAGACGATTCATCTCTCGGTCGAGTTAACCGAGGAGGAACGGGAGACGTACGACGAAGAGTATCACATTTACCGCACCTACGTCGACAATCACGATTTCGACATCTGGCGAGAGCAGGGCTATCAGGAGTTCTTGAGACGGACGTCCTACGATTCACAAGGGCGTCGCGCTCTCATCGCCAAGCACCGAGCCGAGAGAATCGCCCGTACCGCCGAAAAGAAACTCGACACGCTGGACAACCTCATCAAGCGTCACCACGATGACCGTGTCATCATTTTCACCGCCAACAACGAGTTCGCCTATGACATCTCCAAGGAGTTCATCGTCCCCTGTATCACCCACCAAACACCGACCGACGAGCGTACCGAGATACTTGATCGATTCCGCACAGGCGAGTACTCGATGCTCGCCACGTCGCAAGTGCTGGACGAGGGAATCGACGTGCCCGCCGCGAACGTTGGGATCATCCTCTCGGGGAGCGCCTCCAAGCGGCAGTACGCTCAGCGACTTGGCCGGATTCTCCGACCGACAGATGACCGCGAACCCGCTCGTCTCTACGAGATCATCGCTGCCGACACAAAGGAGAGCTACGTCTCGCAGCAACGGCGACAGGGGGTAACCAATAATGCTAACGGCTGA
- a CDS encoding SWIM zinc finger family protein, producing MTLSPEQIRGLCTSEVFDRAVSYRDENHIEHINRFDQTVSAAVQGSQPEPYDVEIDIEEKGDQPEDIDATCTCPYDWGGYCKHIVAVLLELSEGNVDFDDDRETVERILSEAHPEELRDFLLNECERDADLRRRLLTRFEMQDTQSLYDYRKEMSQQYRSPYTYQYEGPGFSEFHGLAETHREQGNPLEAATIYRAMTEVRIENMDMVQDYYGEDFEDELDAFVECIHEADLDHEGRREYIEYLFGRWASDDPAVGTFSGQYKDALWELCTDDAELRYWRGLLEDDLPAAIPETSETDYGIGSFDTRRYEAERRIETYADVLNALDDTERLRKVYEEHYLDVRAFCLQYARLLVNEGDVDRAIEVAEAGLDALSNVGEIRRFLIDIYADRDPERHTELLREQFLQSGNWEYYEQLRLRCSDDDWEERVADFEARFKGSNVRHLIELYLREGLMADAFEAVIEAARDEPDDAFWRAVGDNGLTILSEYRDDVADCDPETYYEVYEERLEPFLADTTGRDHYRTVVEYLEEMRELGFDEEFEVFVAHLKEKHSNRPAFLDEMGALKK from the coding sequence ATGACTCTCTCACCGGAACAGATCCGTGGCCTCTGCACGAGTGAGGTGTTTGATCGCGCCGTCAGCTACCGCGACGAGAACCACATTGAGCACATCAACCGCTTCGACCAGACCGTGAGCGCCGCCGTGCAGGGCTCCCAGCCCGAACCCTACGATGTCGAGATCGATATCGAAGAGAAGGGTGATCAGCCCGAAGACATCGATGCCACCTGTACGTGCCCATACGACTGGGGTGGATACTGCAAGCACATCGTCGCGGTGCTGTTGGAACTTTCAGAAGGAAACGTTGATTTCGACGACGATCGAGAGACTGTCGAACGCATTCTGTCGGAGGCACATCCCGAGGAACTTCGAGACTTTCTGCTCAACGAGTGCGAGCGTGACGCCGATCTGCGCCGGCGATTGCTCACGCGCTTCGAGATGCAGGATACGCAGAGCCTCTACGATTACAGGAAAGAGATGAGTCAGCAGTACCGCAGCCCCTATACCTATCAGTACGAGGGCCCCGGATTCTCGGAATTTCACGGCCTTGCAGAGACTCACCGCGAGCAGGGCAACCCGTTGGAGGCGGCCACCATCTACCGCGCGATGACCGAGGTGCGTATCGAGAACATGGACATGGTGCAGGACTACTACGGCGAGGACTTCGAAGACGAACTCGACGCGTTCGTCGAGTGCATCCACGAGGCCGATCTCGACCACGAGGGGAGGCGCGAGTACATCGAGTACCTGTTCGGGCGATGGGCAAGCGATGATCCGGCCGTCGGGACGTTTTCAGGACAGTACAAGGACGCGCTCTGGGAACTCTGTACCGACGACGCGGAACTCCGGTACTGGCGCGGCCTCCTCGAAGACGACCTCCCGGCCGCTATTCCCGAGACAAGCGAGACCGACTACGGAATCGGATCGTTCGATACGCGTCGCTACGAAGCCGAACGACGCATCGAAACCTACGCCGACGTGCTCAACGCACTCGACGATACCGAGAGGCTACGGAAGGTGTATGAGGAACATTATCTCGACGTTCGGGCGTTCTGTCTGCAGTACGCCCGATTGCTCGTAAATGAGGGTGACGTCGACCGAGCGATCGAGGTCGCCGAGGCGGGGTTGGACGCGCTCTCGAACGTCGGAGAGATTCGACGCTTCCTGATCGACATCTACGCCGACCGGGATCCGGAACGGCACACGGAACTCCTCCGGGAACAGTTCCTCCAATCGGGGAACTGGGAGTATTATGAGCAGTTGCGGTTACGCTGCTCGGATGACGACTGGGAGGAACGCGTCGCGGACTTCGAAGCGCGGTTCAAAGGGTCGAACGTGCGTCACCTAATCGAGCTCTATCTGCGCGAGGGGCTCATGGCAGACGCGTTCGAGGCAGTCATCGAAGCCGCTCGCGACGAACCCGACGACGCGTTCTGGCGAGCAGTGGGTGACAACGGCCTCACGATTCTGAGCGAGTATCGCGATGACGTCGCGGACTGTGATCCAGAGACGTACTACGAGGTCTACGAGGAACGCCTCGAACCGTTCCTCGCGGACACGACCGGGCGCGATCACTATCGAACGGTCGTGGAGTACCTCGAAGAGATGCGCGAGTTGGGTTTCGACGAGGAATTCGAGGTGTTCGTCGCGCACCTGAAAGAGAAGCACTCGAACCGGCCCGCCTTCCTCGACGAAATGGGGGCGCTCAAAAAATGA